Proteins from one Haloarchaeobius litoreus genomic window:
- a CDS encoding DUF7268 family protein, which produces MAPDTGLAAPARRLATAAVAGVAAGLLLVVGLTVNGTLRGATETTFALGALLLGFGVLGWSGSVMAGRGIENMQRYMDTGSDWTEADSRRAMARISGFGVGVMLAASLATALL; this is translated from the coding sequence GTGGCTCCCGACACGGGGCTCGCCGCGCCCGCTCGCCGGCTCGCGACCGCAGCGGTCGCCGGCGTCGCCGCCGGCCTCCTCCTGGTCGTCGGGCTCACCGTGAACGGCACGCTCCGGGGTGCGACCGAGACGACGTTCGCCCTCGGCGCGCTCCTGCTCGGGTTCGGCGTGCTCGGCTGGTCCGGCTCCGTGATGGCCGGCCGGGGCATCGAGAACATGCAGCGCTACATGGACACGGGCTCGGACTGGACCGAGGCCGACTCGCGGCGCGCGATGGCCAGAATCAGCGGCTTCGGCGTCGGCGTGATGCTCGCCGCGTCGCTCGCGACCGCGTTGCTGTGA
- a CDS encoding dihydroorotase, which yields MLIGNATLPDGTTADVRVDGETIDAVGDLGGEADVDATGKLLMPGAIDVHVHFRQPGFSHKETWATGSRSAAAGGVTTVVDQPNTDPPTVTGDAFDEKAALAADSLVDWGINGGVTDSWEPDSLFDRPLFALGEVFLADSTGDMGIEAALFDDAVELAADNDVPVTVHAEDADLFDEAALDAADDGIGKDADADAWSAYRPAEAEAAAVERACEVAADSGADLHIAHTSTPEGIDAAADAGATCEVTPHHLFISRDDLPELGTYGRMNPPLRSEPRREAVFERVADGTVDVIATDHAPHTVEEKEATIRDAPSGVPGVETMVPLLLVEATATDGAFGYERVRDLVATNPAEIFGLDAKGRVAEGYDADLALYDIDTGREIRGSDLHSNCGWTPFEGWTGIFPEWTTVRGTVVWDGEEFGENDGRNVRN from the coding sequence ATGCTCATCGGCAACGCGACGCTGCCGGACGGGACGACCGCCGACGTGCGCGTCGACGGCGAGACCATCGACGCCGTCGGCGACCTCGGCGGCGAGGCCGACGTCGACGCGACCGGGAAGCTGCTCATGCCCGGCGCGATCGACGTCCACGTCCACTTCCGCCAGCCCGGCTTCTCGCACAAGGAGACGTGGGCGACCGGCTCGCGGAGCGCCGCCGCGGGCGGCGTGACGACCGTCGTCGACCAGCCCAACACCGACCCGCCGACCGTCACCGGGGACGCCTTCGACGAGAAGGCCGCCCTCGCCGCCGACTCGCTCGTCGACTGGGGCATCAACGGTGGCGTCACCGACTCGTGGGAACCCGACTCGCTGTTCGACCGGCCGCTGTTCGCGCTCGGCGAGGTGTTCCTCGCGGACTCGACGGGCGACATGGGCATCGAGGCCGCCCTGTTCGACGACGCGGTCGAGCTGGCCGCCGACAACGACGTACCCGTCACCGTCCACGCCGAGGACGCCGACCTGTTCGACGAGGCGGCGCTCGACGCTGCTGACGATGGCATCGGGAAGGACGCCGACGCCGACGCGTGGTCGGCCTACCGCCCCGCCGAGGCCGAGGCCGCCGCGGTCGAACGTGCCTGCGAGGTCGCCGCCGACTCCGGTGCCGACCTCCACATCGCCCACACGTCGACGCCGGAGGGCATCGACGCCGCTGCCGACGCGGGCGCGACCTGCGAGGTCACGCCCCACCACCTGTTCATCTCGCGCGACGACCTCCCCGAGCTCGGCACGTACGGCCGGATGAACCCGCCGCTTCGCTCCGAACCGCGCCGCGAGGCCGTCTTCGAGCGCGTCGCCGACGGCACCGTCGACGTGATAGCCACCGACCACGCCCCGCACACCGTCGAGGAGAAGGAGGCGACCATCCGCGACGCGCCGTCGGGCGTCCCCGGCGTCGAGACGATGGTCCCGCTCCTGCTCGTCGAAGCCACCGCGACCGACGGCGCGTTCGGCTACGAGCGCGTCCGCGACCTCGTCGCCACGAACCCCGCCGAGATATTCGGGCTCGACGCGAAAGGGCGGGTCGCCGAGGGCTACGACGCGGACCTCGCGCTGTACGACATCGACACCGGTCGCGAGATCCGTGGTTCGGACCTGCACTCGAACTGCGGGTGGACACCGTTCGAGGGCTGGACCGGCATCTTCCCCGAGTGGACGACCGTCCGCGGGACCGTCGTCTGGGACGGCGAGGAGTTCGGCGAGAACGACGGGCGGAACGTCAGGAACTGA
- a CDS encoding lipoate--protein ligase family protein — protein sequence MRVVRGRGEDPTADGEVTARLLDEVGERRERAVRVWAPHRIVAFGRRDANEPGYDAAASAARERGFEPVTRSVGGRAVAYDGATTLAFARITPVDDVRGGLDERYEALTVDVRRALRRLGVPAERGEPSDSFCPGQHSLQRDGKLVGIAQRVRSDAAITSGVCIVRNHSELADVLAAVYGALDAPFDPESLGSIERAGGTSDPETVRATIETELVGDAEPTVEQLDGV from the coding sequence ATGCGCGTGGTTCGCGGCCGCGGGGAGGACCCGACGGCCGACGGCGAGGTGACGGCACGGCTGCTCGACGAGGTCGGCGAGCGCCGGGAGCGGGCGGTCCGGGTGTGGGCTCCGCACCGCATCGTCGCGTTCGGGCGGCGCGACGCGAACGAGCCCGGATACGACGCGGCGGCGAGTGCGGCGAGAGAACGCGGCTTCGAACCCGTCACGCGGAGCGTCGGTGGCCGCGCGGTCGCCTACGACGGCGCGACGACGCTCGCGTTCGCCCGCATCACGCCGGTCGACGACGTGCGAGGTGGGCTCGACGAGCGGTACGAGGCGCTCACGGTCGACGTCCGGCGTGCGCTCCGGCGGCTCGGTGTGCCGGCCGAACGCGGCGAGCCGTCGGACTCGTTCTGCCCCGGCCAGCACTCGCTCCAGCGCGACGGCAAGCTCGTCGGCATCGCCCAGCGCGTCCGCTCCGACGCCGCCATCACCTCCGGCGTCTGCATCGTCCGGAACCACTCAGAACTCGCGGACGTGCTCGCCGCGGTCTACGGCGCGCTCGACGCCCCGTTCGACCCGGAGTCGCTGGGGAGCATCGAGCGCGCCGGTGGGACGAGCGACCCCGAGACGGTGCGGGCGACCATCGAGACGGAGCTGGTCGGCGATGCGGAGCCGACCGTCGAGCAGCTCGACGGGGTGTAG
- a CDS encoding cysteine hydrolase family protein has product MEFDSTDTALVVVDMQNGFCKPDGSLYAPGSEAVVDPVASLVDRAHDAGVRVVFTRDVHPPGQFDDAHYYDEFEQWGEHVVEGSWEAQLVAELEVREGDHIVEKHTYDAFHQTELDGWLTARGIDDLVICGTLANVCVLHTAGSAGLRDYRPVLVEDCIGAIEDDHREYALDHADWLFGEVAQSEDVSFVGGK; this is encoded by the coding sequence ATGGAGTTCGACTCGACCGACACCGCACTGGTCGTCGTGGACATGCAGAACGGGTTCTGCAAGCCGGACGGAAGCCTCTACGCGCCCGGGAGCGAGGCGGTCGTCGACCCGGTCGCGTCGCTGGTCGACCGGGCACACGACGCCGGCGTCCGCGTCGTCTTCACGCGCGACGTGCACCCGCCGGGACAGTTCGACGACGCGCACTACTACGACGAGTTCGAGCAGTGGGGCGAGCACGTCGTCGAGGGCTCGTGGGAGGCACAGCTGGTCGCGGAGCTGGAGGTGCGCGAGGGCGACCACATCGTCGAGAAGCACACCTACGACGCGTTCCACCAGACCGAGCTGGACGGCTGGCTGACGGCGCGGGGCATCGACGACCTCGTCATCTGCGGGACGCTCGCGAACGTCTGCGTCCTCCACACGGCCGGGAGCGCCGGGCTGCGGGACTACAGGCCGGTGCTCGTGGAGGACTGCATCGGCGCCATCGAGGACGACCACCGGGAGTACGCCCTCGACCACGCGGACTGGCTCTTCGGCGAGGTGGCTCAGTCGGAGGACGTGTCTTTCGTCGGCGGGAAGTAG
- a CDS encoding Hvo_1808 family surface protein, producing the protein MRATASVLVALLVVLAGCSALTGSSAPDAETTAPTETMQTTGEPTTTTSDGGDGSSAPADPEEDVIGWEDGYWYNESISVDRSDGLNDSELDRVVSRSMARVEEVRGLEFESRVPVEIISREEYREQVQSGNTTPENRLHQNVKWEAMLMVDESTDAIAVQNRNFAGGVGGYYSPSQEQIVIISDSETPEMNEVTLSQELFHGLQDQRFDIGSFNQSTQELHNARDGIIEGDGNLVDQLYQERCESDWDCLMPQGQQGGGGSSDIHIGLYQVSFQPYSDGVLFVQQLYEQGGWDAVNAVYENPPASTEQTIHPERYPDEEPNYPTIEDRSSGEWEVLDLEGGIDYASFGEAGLYVMFWYPSYETTQATGQLTDVVIPYRDHLNYDGQQLNQTDPFNYDHPITDGWAGDRLLPYVTDDSMSTNETGYVWQTEWDSESDASEFADAYRDLLDHHGAQAVSDRPNTFAIDDSAEYGDAYYVVQQGTTVTIVNAPTVDDLSGVRSGAGTTNASVVAA; encoded by the coding sequence ATGCGAGCAACGGCGAGCGTCCTCGTCGCCCTGCTCGTGGTCCTCGCGGGCTGTAGCGCACTCACCGGTTCGAGTGCGCCCGACGCGGAGACCACGGCACCGACGGAGACGATGCAGACGACGGGAGAACCGACCACGACGACCAGCGACGGCGGCGACGGCTCCTCCGCCCCCGCGGACCCCGAGGAGGACGTCATCGGCTGGGAGGACGGCTACTGGTACAACGAGAGCATCTCCGTCGACCGGAGCGACGGTCTCAACGACTCCGAGCTCGACAGGGTCGTCTCCCGTTCGATGGCGCGTGTCGAGGAGGTCCGCGGCCTGGAGTTCGAGAGCCGCGTCCCCGTCGAGATAATCTCCCGCGAGGAGTACCGCGAGCAGGTCCAGTCGGGCAACACGACGCCCGAGAACCGCCTCCACCAGAACGTGAAGTGGGAGGCGATGCTGATGGTCGACGAGTCGACCGACGCCATCGCGGTGCAGAACCGGAACTTCGCGGGCGGGGTCGGCGGCTACTACTCGCCGAGCCAGGAGCAGATCGTCATCATCTCCGACTCCGAGACGCCGGAGATGAACGAGGTCACGCTCTCACAGGAGCTGTTCCACGGGCTGCAGGACCAGCGCTTCGACATCGGCTCGTTCAACCAGTCCACACAGGAGCTTCACAACGCCCGGGACGGCATCATCGAGGGTGACGGCAACCTCGTCGACCAGCTGTACCAGGAGCGCTGTGAGTCCGACTGGGACTGCCTGATGCCCCAGGGGCAGCAAGGTGGCGGCGGTTCCAGCGACATCCACATCGGGCTGTACCAGGTCTCCTTCCAGCCGTACAGCGACGGCGTGCTGTTCGTCCAGCAGCTCTACGAGCAGGGCGGCTGGGACGCCGTGAACGCCGTGTACGAGAACCCGCCGGCGAGCACGGAGCAGACCATCCACCCCGAGCGGTACCCGGACGAGGAACCGAACTATCCGACCATCGAGGACCGGAGCTCGGGCGAGTGGGAGGTGCTCGACCTCGAAGGGGGCATCGACTACGCATCCTTCGGCGAGGCCGGACTGTACGTGATGTTCTGGTACCCGTCCTACGAGACGACCCAGGCGACCGGCCAGCTGACCGACGTCGTCATCCCCTACCGGGACCATCTGAACTACGACGGCCAGCAGCTCAACCAGACGGACCCGTTCAACTACGACCACCCCATCACGGACGGGTGGGCCGGTGACCGGCTCCTGCCGTACGTCACCGACGACTCGATGAGCACGAACGAGACGGGCTACGTCTGGCAGACCGAGTGGGACAGCGAGAGCGACGCCAGCGAGTTCGCCGACGCCTACCGCGACCTGCTCGACCACCACGGCGCGCAGGCGGTGAGCGACCGGCCGAACACGTTCGCCATCGACGACAGCGCCGAGTACGGTGACGCCTACTACGTCGTTCAGCAGGGGACTACCGTCACCATCGTCAACGCGCCGACGGTCGACGACCTGAGCGGCGTCCGCAGCGGCGCGGGCACGACGAACGCCAGCGTCGTCGCGGCCTGA
- a CDS encoding Hvo_1808 family surface protein — MRRILPVACLVALILLSGCLGLGFGETRLAEPESNRPDPDTDVRGWEDGYWWNDSLPVDASDGLSKPEIEAVTARAMARIERIRGHEFEESVSVEIISRETYREQRSGGGSSPAWREQFWEALFVVDEDTTVDEAFGELYGSSVLGYYSAGDIVIVSDGSEQLRLSRGTLVHELEHALQDQQFGLGSSAETRDARMAASGVVEGDANYVEGLYERRCTEGTWDCVEVPQADGAGGGRSDVNVGLSVATYTPYAAGERFVATLHERGGWDAVDAAFADRPVSTEQLIHPEAYPDEQPATVTVPDRSVDSWRRIAVGGESVLETAGEAHIYSMFWYGETVPREHYTSGEGVNRYTYDHPYSTGWAGDRLVFYTDGDEGAYVWRSQWESAEDAREFTDAYRELLTANGAESRGDGVYVVPDGGFADAFRLVRVDDTVLVVNAPTVGDLDAVHEPGSLSVEGSVAAALSPPSPTGSTPTGSTANRTGAA; from the coding sequence ATGAGACGCATCCTCCCGGTCGCCTGTCTCGTCGCCCTGATCCTGCTGTCGGGCTGTCTCGGGCTCGGGTTCGGCGAGACACGCCTCGCCGAACCCGAGTCGAACCGCCCCGACCCGGACACCGACGTGCGGGGCTGGGAGGACGGCTACTGGTGGAACGACTCGCTCCCGGTCGACGCGAGCGACGGGCTGAGCAAGCCCGAGATCGAGGCGGTGACCGCACGGGCGATGGCCCGCATCGAACGCATCCGCGGGCACGAGTTCGAGGAGTCGGTGTCCGTCGAGATAATCTCGCGGGAGACGTACCGCGAGCAGCGGTCGGGGGGCGGCTCCTCGCCGGCGTGGCGCGAGCAGTTCTGGGAGGCGCTGTTCGTCGTCGACGAGGACACGACAGTGGACGAGGCGTTCGGCGAGCTGTACGGGTCGTCCGTGCTCGGCTACTACTCGGCGGGCGACATCGTCATCGTGAGCGACGGCTCCGAGCAGCTCCGGCTCTCGCGCGGGACGCTCGTGCACGAACTCGAACACGCGCTGCAGGACCAGCAGTTCGGGCTCGGTTCGAGCGCGGAGACGCGCGACGCGCGGATGGCCGCCTCCGGCGTCGTCGAGGGCGACGCGAACTACGTCGAGGGACTGTACGAGCGTCGCTGCACCGAGGGGACGTGGGACTGCGTCGAGGTGCCACAGGCGGACGGCGCTGGAGGCGGCCGGAGCGACGTGAACGTCGGGCTCTCGGTGGCGACGTACACGCCGTACGCGGCCGGCGAGCGGTTCGTGGCGACGCTGCACGAGCGAGGCGGCTGGGACGCCGTCGACGCCGCCTTCGCTGACCGTCCGGTCAGCACCGAACAGCTCATCCACCCGGAGGCGTACCCGGACGAGCAGCCCGCCACGGTGACGGTCCCGGATCGGTCGGTCGACAGCTGGCGGCGCATCGCGGTCGGCGGCGAGTCGGTCCTCGAAACGGCGGGCGAGGCCCACATCTACTCGATGTTCTGGTACGGCGAGACGGTGCCCCGCGAGCACTACACCAGCGGCGAGGGTGTGAACCGCTACACGTACGACCACCCGTACTCGACCGGCTGGGCCGGCGACCGGCTGGTGTTCTACACCGACGGCGACGAGGGCGCGTACGTCTGGCGGTCGCAGTGGGAGTCGGCCGAGGACGCCCGTGAGTTCACCGACGCCTACCGCGAGCTGCTGACCGCAAACGGGGCCGAATCGCGCGGCGACGGCGTCTACGTCGTGCCCGACGGCGGCTTCGCCGACGCGTTCCGGCTGGTCCGCGTCGACGACACCGTCCTCGTCGTGAACGCGCCGACGGTCGGCGACCTCGACGCGGTGCACGAACCCGGGTCGCTCTCGGTCGAGGGCTCCGTGGCGGCGGCGTTGTCGCCACCGTCGCCGACTGGGTCGACGCCGACGGGTTCGACGGCGAACCGGACCGGAGCCGCCTAG
- a CDS encoding nicotinate phosphoribosyltransferase, with the protein MDDSFDVIPGEAIRDGTATDAYFERTEGALAHAGVNPRVVAEVTADQFPSGEFELLAGVESVARLLEGRPVDVDAIPEGRLFDGGPVMRIEGEYLDFARLETSILGFLSQASGFATAALEAKLAAPDSQVLSFGARHVHPAIAAVVERSALVGGLDGFSHVAAGELLGREAGGTMPHALVICMGRGQQEDAWRAFHEAAPPEVPRIALCDTYTDEVDETLRAVEELGDELDGVRLDTTGSRRGDFPHIVREVRWELDVRGHGDVDIFVSGGLTPERIRELGDLADGFGVGSHVTNANPVDFALDIVTVDGEPAAKRGKLSGRKQVYRTADGAHAVGLADREGPEDAEPLLEPLLRDGEIVGEFDIDAAAERALRDAELVGF; encoded by the coding sequence ATGGACGACTCGTTCGACGTGATTCCCGGCGAGGCGATACGCGACGGTACCGCGACGGACGCCTACTTCGAGCGCACGGAGGGGGCACTGGCGCACGCCGGGGTGAACCCCCGTGTCGTGGCGGAGGTGACCGCCGACCAGTTCCCCTCCGGCGAGTTCGAGCTGCTGGCCGGGGTCGAGAGCGTCGCACGGCTGCTGGAGGGTCGCCCGGTCGACGTCGATGCGATCCCGGAGGGGCGGCTGTTCGACGGTGGTCCGGTGATGCGTATCGAGGGGGAGTACCTCGACTTCGCCCGGCTTGAGACCTCGATTCTGGGATTCCTCTCGCAGGCGTCGGGGTTCGCGACGGCGGCGCTGGAGGCCAAGCTCGCCGCTCCCGACTCGCAGGTCCTCTCGTTCGGCGCGCGCCACGTCCACCCGGCCATCGCGGCCGTCGTCGAGCGGAGCGCGCTGGTCGGCGGACTGGACGGTTTCTCGCACGTCGCCGCGGGGGAACTGCTCGGTCGGGAGGCGGGCGGGACGATGCCCCACGCGCTCGTCATCTGCATGGGACGGGGGCAGCAGGAGGACGCGTGGCGAGCGTTCCACGAGGCCGCACCGCCCGAGGTGCCCCGCATCGCGCTCTGTGACACCTACACCGACGAGGTCGACGAGACGCTGCGCGCGGTCGAGGAGCTGGGCGACGAGTTAGACGGCGTGCGTCTCGACACGACGGGCTCGCGCCGGGGGGACTTCCCACACATCGTCCGCGAGGTGCGCTGGGAGCTCGACGTCCGGGGCCACGGCGACGTGGACATCTTCGTCAGCGGCGGGCTCACCCCCGAGCGCATCCGGGAGCTGGGCGACCTCGCCGACGGCTTCGGCGTCGGGAGCCACGTCACGAACGCGAACCCGGTCGACTTCGCGCTCGACATCGTGACCGTCGACGGCGAACCGGCGGCCAAGCGCGGGAAGCTGTCGGGGAGGAAGCAGGTGTACCGGACCGCGGACGGTGCGCACGCGGTCGGGCTGGCCGACCGCGAGGGGCCCGAAGATGCCGAACCGTTGCTGGAGCCGTTGCTCCGGGATGGCGAGATCGTCGGCGAGTTCGACATCGACGCGGCGGCAGAACGTGCGCTCCGCGACGCCGAGCTGGTCGGCTTCTAG
- a CDS encoding TIGR00296 family protein, with protein sequence MSQAKGVQLTYDDGARAVELAREAVEGFVVNGRREQPGSMIDAFYNRTGAFVRLESTRGRGSLRGCAGGYESDDQLGHVIVDAAIEAASEDSCGSEVTPTELSSLTVSVCCVCNLVLTDDPVADMELGTHGVAVDTGSERGWLYPTVPVEHGWSEAEYLGRVCRKAGLPPMAWQQEDVMVTLFEGQIFREREPEGSIEELTN encoded by the coding sequence ATGTCGCAGGCAAAAGGCGTCCAGTTGACGTACGATGACGGGGCGCGTGCCGTCGAACTTGCGCGAGAAGCGGTCGAGGGCTTCGTCGTGAACGGTCGACGTGAGCAGCCAGGCAGCATGATCGACGCCTTCTACAACCGAACCGGAGCGTTCGTCCGGCTCGAATCGACCCGTGGCCGCGGGAGCCTCCGGGGCTGTGCCGGTGGCTACGAGTCCGACGACCAGCTCGGCCACGTCATCGTCGACGCCGCCATCGAAGCCGCCAGCGAGGACTCCTGTGGCTCCGAGGTCACGCCGACGGAGCTCTCGAGTCTCACCGTCTCCGTCTGCTGTGTCTGTAACCTCGTCCTCACCGACGACCCGGTCGCCGACATGGAGCTCGGTACACACGGTGTCGCCGTCGACACCGGCAGCGAACGCGGCTGGCTCTACCCGACCGTCCCGGTCGAGCACGGCTGGTCGGAGGCCGAGTACCTCGGTCGCGTCTGCCGGAAGGCCGGCCTGCCGCCCATGGCATGGCAGCAGGAGGACGTGATGGTGACGCTGTTCGAGGGCCAGATCTTCCGCGAGCGCGAGCCCGAGGGCAGCATCGAGGAGCTGACGAACTAG
- a CDS encoding aminopeptidase: MDERIHEHAAVLVNWSARVSEGDNVVVSVDEGAHDLAVAVAAELGDVGANMSMQYGSSEVGRAYTKAHDGEFEESTHELALYEESDVVLRLGGGRNTSADADVPAETRQASMQAAQGVREAVMATDWVSTVHPTRSLAQQAGMAYEEYQDFVYDAVLRDWEALADEMAKMKTILDEGSEVRLVKENTDITMSIEGRTAVNSAASVAYDSHNLPSGEVFTAPYDVAGEVFFDVPMTLRGTRVQNVHLTFEDGEVIDYSADQGEDVLGEILDTDKGARRLGELGIGMNRGIDRFTDSILFDEKMGDTVHMAVGRAYDANLPEGETGNDSAVHVDMITDVSEDSRMEVDGEVVQRNGVFRWEDGFE; this comes from the coding sequence ATGGACGAACGCATCCACGAGCACGCCGCGGTGCTCGTGAACTGGAGCGCCCGCGTGAGCGAGGGAGACAACGTCGTCGTCAGCGTCGACGAGGGCGCACACGACCTCGCCGTCGCGGTCGCCGCGGAGCTCGGCGACGTCGGCGCGAACATGTCGATGCAGTACGGCTCCAGCGAGGTCGGCCGCGCGTACACGAAGGCCCACGACGGCGAGTTCGAGGAGAGCACACACGAGCTGGCGCTGTACGAGGAGAGCGACGTGGTGCTCCGCCTCGGCGGCGGGCGCAACACCAGCGCGGACGCCGACGTGCCCGCGGAGACGCGACAGGCGTCCATGCAGGCGGCCCAGGGCGTGCGCGAGGCCGTGATGGCCACCGACTGGGTGTCGACGGTCCACCCGACGCGCTCGCTCGCCCAGCAGGCCGGCATGGCCTACGAAGAGTACCAGGACTTCGTCTACGACGCCGTGCTCCGCGACTGGGAGGCGCTCGCCGACGAGATGGCGAAGATGAAGACCATCCTCGACGAGGGCAGTGAGGTCCGGCTGGTCAAGGAGAACACCGACATCACGATGTCCATCGAGGGCCGCACCGCGGTCAACTCCGCGGCGAGCGTCGCCTACGACAGCCACAACCTCCCCAGCGGCGAGGTGTTCACGGCACCCTACGACGTCGCGGGCGAGGTGTTCTTCGACGTGCCGATGACGCTCCGCGGGACGCGGGTCCAGAACGTCCACCTCACGTTCGAGGACGGGGAAGTCATCGACTACAGCGCCGACCAGGGCGAGGACGTCCTCGGTGAGATCCTCGACACCGACAAGGGCGCGCGCCGCCTCGGCGAGCTCGGCATCGGCATGAACCGCGGCATCGACCGCTTCACCGACAGCATCCTGTTCGACGAGAAGATGGGCGACACCGTCCACATGGCCGTCGGCCGCGCCTACGACGCGAACCTGCCCGAGGGCGAGACGGGGAACGACTCCGCGGTCCACGTCGACATGATAACCGACGTGAGCGAGGACTCGCGCATGGAGGTCGACGGCGAGGTCGTGCAGCGCAACGGCGTCTTCCGGTGGGAGGACGGGTTCGAATGA
- a CDS encoding DUF192 domain-containing protein: MNRERLFQFALLGFAAVLLVAMFWYLGVIELPGESQYEGGTVVVSDGNGTEKAVIEVEVADTRQERFTGLSDHDNLEDGHGMWFVYDTESQHTYVMRRMDFPLDIIFVGADGRINSIHHRRAPDPNEDGNDITATGTGQYVLEVPRGYANETGMEVGDYVEPHYNGSN, from the coding sequence GTGAACCGAGAACGCCTCTTTCAGTTCGCCCTGTTGGGGTTCGCGGCGGTCCTCCTCGTCGCCATGTTCTGGTACCTGGGGGTGATCGAGCTGCCGGGCGAGAGCCAGTACGAGGGCGGGACCGTCGTGGTCTCCGACGGGAACGGCACGGAGAAGGCCGTCATCGAGGTCGAGGTCGCGGACACCCGCCAGGAGCGATTCACCGGGCTGAGCGACCACGATAACCTCGAGGACGGACACGGCATGTGGTTCGTCTACGACACCGAGAGCCAGCACACGTACGTGATGCGCCGGATGGACTTCCCGCTCGACATCATCTTCGTCGGTGCGGACGGCCGCATCAACAGCATCCACCACCGGCGCGCGCCCGATCCCAACGAAGACGGGAACGACATCACCGCGACCGGCACCGGCCAGTACGTGCTGGAGGTCCCGCGGGGCTACGCCAACGAGACCGGCATGGAGGTCGGGGACTACGTCGAACCGCACTACAACGGGTCGAACTGA
- a CDS encoding DUF7538 family protein translates to MTDAVAALAARDGWRAEGFAARVHYEGAGDRYSIEYYAPSDCVLYWKVKGDGDVAVPVGRNTVPDPLRARIREDLSEAGIDPEAEHRQL, encoded by the coding sequence ATGACCGACGCCGTTGCCGCGCTGGCGGCCCGCGACGGCTGGCGCGCCGAGGGGTTCGCGGCCCGCGTCCACTACGAGGGTGCGGGCGACCGCTACAGCATCGAGTACTACGCGCCGAGCGACTGCGTCCTCTACTGGAAGGTGAAGGGCGACGGGGACGTCGCCGTGCCGGTCGGACGGAACACCGTCCCCGACCCGCTCCGGGCGCGGATTCGGGAGGACCTGAGCGAGGCGGGTATCGACCCCGAGGCCGAGCATCGCCAGCTCTGA